From the Candidatus Obscuribacterales bacterium genome, the window AAACTGGCGAAGCGACCAACAGCAGCGAATCCCAGGATGCTGCCATGTGGCCAAGCGCCACCGATACATCACCGCCCACGGAAGAACTGACCCTGAGCAGCCATCGGCTCAAGCAAACGGATCTGAACCCTAAGTACATCTTTTCGCGCTTTGTGGTCGGCTCCACCAACCGGATGGCCCATGCGGCATCCTTAGCGGTCGCCGAGTCTCCAGGACGCGAATTTAACCCGCTGTTTCTTTGTGGTGGGGTAGGGCTGGGCAAGACGCACCTGATGCAGGCGATCGGGCATTATCGGCTTGAGAACCATCCCGATTCTAAGGTGTTCTACGTATCCACTGAGCAGTTCACCAATGATCTGATCGCCGCGATTCGCAAAGACAGTATGCAAACCTTCCGGGAGCATTACCGAGCGGTGGATGTGCTGTTGGTCGACGACATTCAGTTCATCGAGGGCAAGGAATATACCCAAGAAGAGTTTTTCCATACCTTCAATACCCTTCATGAAGCTGGCAAGCAGGTAGTGCTGGCCTCCGATCGCCCCCCAAATCACATTCCTCGCCTGCAGGAACGGCTTTGTTCTCGCTTCTCCATGGGGTTGATTGCTGATATCCAACCGCCGGATCTAGAAACGCGGATGGCGATTCTGCAAAAGAAGGCAGAGTATGAAAATATGCGCCTGCCGAGGGAAGTGATTGAATATATCGCCTCCAACTACAAGTCCAATATTCGGGAACTGGAGGGGGCGCTGATTCGTGCAGTGGCCTATATTTCTATCTCGGGTCTGCCGATGACGGTGGAAAATATTGCGCCGGTGCTCAGTCCGCCTACGGAAAAGGTGGAAGCGACCCCCGAATCGGTGATTGCTGCGGTGGCGGAGGCGTTTAATGTGTCCATTGATGACCTGAAGGGCAGCTCTCGCCGTCGAGAAATTAGCGTGGCGCGGCAGATCGCTATGTATTTGATGCGCCATCATACAGACCTGAGCCTGCCCAAGATTGGTGATGTGTTTGGCGGCAAAGACCATACAACGGTGATGTATAGCTGTGATAAGATCACCCAACTGCGGCAAACGGATCCTGATATGGCCCGGAATCTGCGGGAATTGGGCGATCGCATCAATCTCAACAGCAATCGGTCACGGCTATAGGCGATCGCTGCTGGGGCATGAGGAGGTATGACGACGACGATGGATCTACCTTCGTTTTTATGGCTATGGCGGATTGCGGCCTGGTCGATGGGGCTATCGGTGACGGCCTATGGCATCTTGGCGCTCTCCGGGGGCTGGCTGCTGCTAGCGCGTCGGCAAAAGCGATCGCGTCCGGCTTGGCTACGCCCCCTGCATTACACCATTGGCGGTATCATGGTCACCCTAGTGCTGCTGCTGCTGTCGGTGGGCTTGGTTGGCACCGTGGGCTACTACGGTAATCTCGGTCATTCGGTGCATTTGCCTGCCGGATTGACCGTGGTGGGCATCACCCTGCTGTCGGCCTGGAGCGCGACCCGCATTGGCCCTAAACGACCCTGGGCGCGATCGCTGCATGTGGGTTCGAATATTGCCTTACTGATTGGATTTTTGGCAGTGTCCCTCACCGGTTGGGATGTGGTGCAAAAATATTTACCCTAGTACCACAAGACAGAAGAACGAAGATAGAACAACGAAAATGAGTTCCAGGACACACAAGGGTTCCCGCCTTAGCAACTAGGCGGGTGACTTACGCCTCAGCGTACTAGAGCCCCAAGCCACCCTAGGATGCAGAACGACTGTGATCGGGTAACTCTAGGGGCAAACTGACAATGAAGCGCACCCATGGTTCTCGACATTCTAGACAGATTTTGCCGCCTAGATAGTCCGTCAACTGTTGGACAAGAGATAGCCCTAGACCCGTGCCTCCGTGGTTCCAGGGATCAGCATTGGGGATGCGATAGAACTTTTCAAAGACGCGATCGCGCTCATGGGGCGGAATCATCGAGCCCGAGTTGCTGACGATAATGCAGACGCCGGTGCCTTGACGCTGGGCGCTCAGGCGAATTTGCTCATGGGCCCGGGTATATTTGCAGGCATTGCGCAATAGCTCGGTGATGATGCGCTCTAATCCGGACAGATCGGTGATCAAACTCGGCAGGTTAGCATCGATGTCTAGGGAAAAACGAATCTGCTGCCGTTGAAGTTGCGGCTGCAGGGGTTCAATCAGGTTAGGCAACCAATGCTGCAGATGGACGACCGTTTTGATGATCATCATGGATTCGGCCTCCAGGCGGGAGAGATCCAGCAGATCGTTAATGAGTCCAATTTCGCGATCAGATTCTGCCTGAAGAATGGCAATGTAGCGATGGATGCGAGGGGCGCGATCGCCGAGATCCACCGATTCTAGACTCAGCTCTAGCATTTCCGACGCCATTTTGATGCTGGCAATGGGCGTACGCAGCTCGTGGGATACGGTGTTGAGAAAATCATCTTTGAGCGAACTCACCCGCTCCAGTTCCTTCACCTGCTGCTGGGCAGCCTGGTACAGTCGAGCTTGACGGATGGCGATCGCACATTGATTGGTCACCTGCTGCACCAGCCGAATCTCAGAGGGACTGAAGGGTAGGCCAGGCTCCCGAATCAGCCAAAGATCGCCAATGGTGCCTTGTCCATCATAAATAGGCGCAACTAAGATAGTGACCCAGCCGAGCAGGGTATGGCAGTCACAAAACTGAAAGTATTGATGGGCAAGCAGTTGATGGTAGATGTAGGGAAACTCATCCATCTTCCAAATGGTGCCCAGGGCGGAGTGGGAGTGATCGTGGGTGCAGTCATGCACCACGGTGGAAATCTGCTGCTCAGAATCGTAGCGACCGGTATTGCAACTGATCAGCCCCAGGCCCGCTGTCATGGATTCCACCACCACTTGGAGAATGTGCTGTTCATCCAAGCTGTCCCGCACGCGATCGGTAATCCGCTTCAGGAGGGCTTCAAACGCCAAAGCTTCCGTGAGTTCGCGGGTGCGCTGGTTCACCTGCTGTTCGAGAGAACTAATGAGCTGGCGATAGCGTTCTTCCGACGCCTGCAACCGCTGCTCCATGTGCTTGCGGGTGGTGATGTCTCGCTGGATGAGAACACAGCCGGTGAATTGGCCATCGGTGTCATACAGCCCCGTGCAGTTCACTTCAAAAAAGATGGGGGCACCGGTATCTAAGCGACGTTCTTCGGTTTCTTGGCACAACTGTCGCTGATTTAAAAAATGCCGCAGCAGGGCTTTGCCCTGATCTGGATCATGGGCAAAGAAGTCACTCTGAGCCATACCCAGCATTTGACTTGTCGTCGCGCCATACTGCCGGAGTACGGCATCGTTGACCTCCACAACCTTGAGATGGTGATAGATTTCATCCAAGGTGCGATCGCAGGTTTGTTCTACATCCCAGGGCATGGGGTGATCGAGCTGCATCACCAAAATGCCATCGAGAGACTGGGCAAAAATTTGCCGGTAGTGGCATTGTTGACAGGTCGAGAGAGACGCGGTGCAAGAAGCACAGCCACCAGCCTGGAGGAGTGTTGGATGCTGCTCCTCAATCTTCATGGTGGACGACTGAGATGAACAGGAATGGGGCAAGTTTGAGGGCGGGATGGACATAAACTCAGGGCTGAACAGCCGGCCAACTCATGGGGTTCAACAAGGGTGATATTGAAAAGCAACGCTTATGTCCTGGGTCAGGTAAACGAAGGGCTAGGGACATAGCACTTGGCTGGAATGACGTATCAAATCGTGGCGTGGCGGTAGATGTTGGCTGCTTGATCGATGACATTGGACGAGTTTTGACTCTATTAGATCCTAGATGTCCAAGAGACATGGTCTTGCAGTGGACGTTATATCCATTTTTTACAATGTCGCTACATGGTTTAAAACGCCTCAACGTCCCTTGTCCTTTTGGAAAGGGATGTAGGGTGAGGGCAAGGTGTAGCGAGCAATCCAAGACTTGATATCAGGGATAATCCATCATTCCTTGTCGGTGGACGTGAAAGACAAGACAACAGACCAAGGGATGATGCTAAGAGTCTATCTAGTATTGTGCAAAATTTCAGGACACATCTTAATCCCTAGGACTACGGAGGTTTTTCGACATTTTCTGTCATAATCTGTTACGGTCTGTAATTTTCTTGAATTTTTTCCGCGATCGCCCGGAGATGGCGCGCAATAGGTAAGAATAGTAAGACTTTAGGCAACCAAGAACGGGGCCATCTCCCGGTGGAAAACTCTGGTCTGTGACCGTCTTGCAGGAGTGGTGCGATCGCTGCTTGTCTTCCATTATCCTCGATTTCGGGGCTGTGGCTACCATGCCCGAGCTTGCAGTAGGTGGGCCTCAGGGATGACTACGATGGATAGCTAGCGTTTGATCCAAGGCTGGGAGGATGGAGGTGATGCCTAATTGTTAAGCACTGTGGTATGCACTGTTAAGTTGTGGATTGAGTCATGGAACCCATGGGTATTGGTAAATTGGTGGTGTT encodes:
- the dnaA gene encoding chromosomal replication initiator protein DnaA, with protein sequence MEIVLEQFWNQVLERLQLQLSRPTFETWIKTATVETLSDDCLVICTPNPFARNWIQKYYIKTIADVVHDILGHSIEIHVTVRQTGEATNSSESQDAAMWPSATDTSPPTEELTLSSHRLKQTDLNPKYIFSRFVVGSTNRMAHAASLAVAESPGREFNPLFLCGGVGLGKTHLMQAIGHYRLENHPDSKVFYVSTEQFTNDLIAAIRKDSMQTFREHYRAVDVLLVDDIQFIEGKEYTQEEFFHTFNTLHEAGKQVVLASDRPPNHIPRLQERLCSRFSMGLIADIQPPDLETRMAILQKKAEYENMRLPREVIEYIASNYKSNIRELEGALIRAVAYISISGLPMTVENIAPVLSPPTEKVEATPESVIAAVAEAFNVSIDDLKGSSRRREISVARQIAMYLMRHHTDLSLPKIGDVFGGKDHTTVMYSCDKITQLRQTDPDMARNLRELGDRINLNSNRSRL
- a CDS encoding DUF4079 domain-containing protein; translated protein: MTTTMDLPSFLWLWRIAAWSMGLSVTAYGILALSGGWLLLARRQKRSRPAWLRPLHYTIGGIMVTLVLLLLSVGLVGTVGYYGNLGHSVHLPAGLTVVGITLLSAWSATRIGPKRPWARSLHVGSNIALLIGFLAVSLTGWDVVQKYLP
- a CDS encoding ATP-binding protein — protein: MKIEEQHPTLLQAGGCASCTASLSTCQQCHYRQIFAQSLDGILVMQLDHPMPWDVEQTCDRTLDEIYHHLKVVEVNDAVLRQYGATTSQMLGMAQSDFFAHDPDQGKALLRHFLNQRQLCQETEERRLDTGAPIFFEVNCTGLYDTDGQFTGCVLIQRDITTRKHMEQRLQASEERYRQLISSLEQQVNQRTRELTEALAFEALLKRITDRVRDSLDEQHILQVVVESMTAGLGLISCNTGRYDSEQQISTVVHDCTHDHSHSALGTIWKMDEFPYIYHQLLAHQYFQFCDCHTLLGWVTILVAPIYDGQGTIGDLWLIREPGLPFSPSEIRLVQQVTNQCAIAIRQARLYQAAQQQVKELERVSSLKDDFLNTVSHELRTPIASIKMASEMLELSLESVDLGDRAPRIHRYIAILQAESDREIGLINDLLDLSRLEAESMMIIKTVVHLQHWLPNLIEPLQPQLQRQQIRFSLDIDANLPSLITDLSGLERIITELLRNACKYTRAHEQIRLSAQRQGTGVCIIVSNSGSMIPPHERDRVFEKFYRIPNADPWNHGGTGLGLSLVQQLTDYLGGKICLECREPWVRFIVSLPLELPDHSRSAS